A single Symbiobacterium thermophilum IAM 14863 DNA region contains:
- the opp4C gene encoding oligopeptide ABC transporter permease has protein sequence MAISRPTPDPIPTQFDGLTAQETSYARLVLRRFLRNRMAVAGATILLILILISAFAPVITQATLGWGRDEIDIQYIRAAPSARHPLGTDSAGRDNLTRLLYGGRVSLSIALGSVIVYMVLGIVIGSVAGYFGGWIDNVLMRLVDVIQSFPFLMFALTIVAIRGPSVSNLVFAIVFLSWPVPARLVRGEFLSLRERDFIEAARAAGVGTFRMIVRHLLPNAMAPLIVNATLEVAGIILAEAGLSYLGFGVNQPVPTWGNMLSEANNMAVLQTRPWTWIPPGLMIFLTVLSINFIGDGLRDALDPRLKQ, from the coding sequence GTGGCGATCTCCCGTCCTACACCGGACCCGATTCCGACCCAGTTCGACGGCCTGACGGCGCAGGAGACCTCGTACGCCCGGCTGGTGCTGCGGCGGTTCCTCCGGAACCGCATGGCCGTCGCCGGGGCGACGATCCTCCTCATCCTGATCCTCATCTCCGCCTTCGCGCCGGTCATCACCCAGGCCACCCTCGGCTGGGGACGCGACGAAATCGACATCCAGTACATCCGGGCAGCGCCCTCCGCCCGCCACCCGCTCGGCACCGACAGCGCCGGTCGAGACAACCTCACCCGCCTGCTGTACGGCGGCCGGGTGTCGCTGTCGATCGCCTTGGGATCCGTCATCGTGTACATGGTCCTGGGCATCGTCATCGGCTCGGTCGCGGGCTACTTCGGCGGCTGGATCGACAACGTGCTCATGCGGCTGGTGGACGTGATCCAGTCCTTCCCGTTCCTGATGTTCGCCCTGACCATCGTCGCGATCCGAGGCCCGTCGGTTTCCAATCTGGTGTTCGCGATCGTCTTCCTTAGCTGGCCAGTGCCGGCCCGCCTCGTGCGGGGAGAGTTCCTCTCCCTGCGGGAGAGGGATTTCATCGAAGCGGCCCGGGCCGCGGGAGTCGGCACGTTCCGCATGATCGTGCGCCACCTCCTGCCCAACGCCATGGCGCCGCTGATCGTGAACGCCACCCTGGAAGTCGCGGGGATCATCCTCGCGGAGGCGGGGCTCAGCTACCTGGGGTTCGGCGTGAACCAGCCAGTCCCCACGTGGGGGAACATGCTGAGTGAGGCAAACAACATGGCCGTGCTGCAGACCAGACCGTGGACGTGGATCCCGCCGGGCCTGATGATCTTCCTGACGGTGCTTTCCATCAACTTCATCGGGGACGGGCTGCGCGATGCGCTCGACCCGCGCCTGAAACAGTAG
- a CDS encoding ABC transporter permease translates to MRRLLQMIPILFGVSIIVFVIIHSAPGDPYAYLFGPRIDPTLRARLMEEMGFNDPIPIQYVRWLTTTLKGNLGYSVRTQEPVVDMLARAIPRTLLLTGTAFLLGLALAIPIGVISATRQYSLIDYAATTFAFMGISLPSFFAALLAIYFFAVRLPIFPMNGIITPGGGGFWDVLHHLVLPAVTLGLRDMASYARFTRSAMLEVLRQDYVRTARAKGLAERVVVYKHAFRNGMIPVITLFGFSLPGLFGGAVIIEQVFTFPGMGLLTFEAVNNRDYSVLMATNMFFALLVILGNLIADILYAVADPRIRYA, encoded by the coding sequence GTGCGACGCCTGTTGCAGATGATCCCGATTCTCTTCGGCGTCAGCATCATCGTCTTCGTCATCATCCACAGCGCCCCGGGCGACCCGTACGCCTACCTCTTCGGCCCGCGGATCGACCCCACGCTCCGGGCCCGGCTCATGGAGGAGATGGGGTTCAACGACCCCATCCCGATCCAGTACGTCCGCTGGCTCACCACCACGCTGAAAGGCAACCTGGGGTACTCGGTCCGCACTCAGGAACCGGTGGTCGACATGCTGGCCCGGGCGATCCCGCGCACCCTGCTGCTCACGGGCACGGCCTTCCTGCTCGGCCTGGCCCTGGCCATCCCCATCGGGGTCATCTCCGCTACACGCCAGTACTCGCTGATCGACTACGCGGCGACGACGTTCGCCTTCATGGGCATCTCCCTGCCCTCCTTCTTCGCCGCCCTCCTGGCGATCTACTTCTTCGCGGTGAGACTTCCGATCTTCCCGATGAACGGCATCATTACCCCGGGCGGAGGCGGCTTCTGGGACGTGCTCCACCACCTCGTGCTGCCCGCCGTGACCCTGGGGCTGCGTGATATGGCCTCATACGCCCGCTTCACCCGCTCTGCCATGCTGGAGGTGCTGCGTCAGGACTACGTGCGGACTGCGCGCGCCAAAGGGCTGGCCGAACGGGTGGTGGTGTACAAACATGCTTTCCGCAACGGGATGATCCCCGTGATCACCCTCTTCGGGTTCAGCCTGCCCGGACTCTTCGGCGGGGCCGTCATCATCGAACAGGTCTTCACGTTCCCGGGGATGGGGCTGCTGACGTTTGAGGCGGTCAACAACCGCGACTACTCTGTGCTCATGGCCACCAACATGTTCTTCGCCCTGCTGGTCATCCTGGGTAACCTCATCGCCGACATCCTCTATGCCGTCGCTGACCCCCGCATCCGGTATGCGTAA